Proteins from a genomic interval of Trichoderma breve strain T069 chromosome 2, whole genome shotgun sequence:
- a CDS encoding PX domain-containing protein, with protein sequence MAPAVDQDHAPGDLTSETGSQPLAESGATASPNRILSRLDTQFSSTNGSRDRRSDADDNEDEALRNALSATTSPSSIMSPPPYWPHAGSHQRTISSMSAESILPVGAIRLFDRDTNDDDRNSACWAKSVEITDYIIVNGSNTNIGAFVVWNVRVETLTGSFMNIRKRYSEFDDFRQKLTLSFPNFKAAVPELPPKSAIFKFRPKFLEKRRAGLQYFLNCILLNPEFSGSPVLNDFLFA encoded by the exons ATGGCGCCGGCTGTAGACCAGGACCATGCGCCAGGCGACTTGACGAGCGAGACAGGGTCACAGCCGCTTGCCGAGTCCGGCGCAACGGCATCGCCAAATCGCATCTTGAGCAGGTTGGATACGCAATTCTCCTCGACCAACGGCTCTCGCGATCGACGTAGCGATGCCGACGACAACGAAGACGAGGCGCTGCGCAATGCGCTTTCAGCGACGACGTCTCCAAGCTCCATCATGTCGCCCCCGCCTTACTGGCCTCATGCTGGCTCACACCAGCGAACCATCTCCAGCATGTCTGCCGAGTCTATCCTGCCTGTAGGCGCTATAAGGCTATTCGATCGCGACAcaaacgacgacgacagaAACAGCGCGTGTTGGGCGAAGAGCGTGGAGATTACCGACTACATAATcgtcaatggcagcaacacAAACATTGGCGCATTTGTCGTGTGGAATGTTCGAGTCGAAACGCTCACT GGAAGCTTTATGAATATTCGAAAGCGCTACTCCGAGTTTGACGACTTCCGGCAGAAGTTGACACTATCATTTCCAAACTTCAAAGCGGCCGTGCCGGAACTACCGCCCAAGAGCGCAATCTTCAAATTCCGACCCAAGTTTCTAGAGAAGCGCCGAGCTGGACTGCAATATTTCTTAAA CTGTATACTATTAAACCCGGAGTTTTCGGGGTCACCTGTCCTCAACGACTTTCTGTTTGCGTAA